aatattagcaaaTAATCTCGGAATACCCATgacacaactcacagaccatatgaagctcaagaagaagaaagaccaagcTGGATGCTTCAGTATTACTTAAAAGGTGTTACAAAATAATCAGGGGAGGTAGGGGAAGAATAGGATTTTGGGGGAATAGAGGAGGTGGAGGGGAAAAGGCAGGCAAAATCAGGAGTGGGAGATGTGCAGAGGGTCAGGAagttgaacagaggtgtgtagcaatgggggatggggaactagaggtagccaccagcaagtcccaggtaCTAGGAAAGCAAGagtttcccaggacccaacaggcatgatattagctgaaatacccaacaaaggggagaaagaacctgtagagacaatatccagaggttaggcacagccccTGGTTGAAGGATAGGGCCACCAACTCATCTCAAAATTATTAACCAAGAATTGCTTCTGTCTGAAGGAAATAgggggacaaagtgtggatcagagactgaagcaaaggcggTCCAGCTATTTCCCCACCTGGGCTCCATCCTATACacagacactaaacccagacagtattgctggtgccaagaagtgcttgctgacagaagcctgatatagctgtctcctgagagtctctgccagagccttgcCAATATGGATGTGGATGTTTACAGGCAACCATTGgcctgagcatggggaccccaacagaggagttagggaaagggctttgcaacctcataggaagaacaacaatatcaatcaacaggacccccagagctcccagggactaaaccaccaaccaatggaCACCAccaacacatgaagggacccatggctccagctgcatatgtagcagatgatggccttataTGGGATcagtggaaggggaggcccttggtcctgtgaaggttaggtgccccagcacaggggaatattAAGGCAATGAGGCAGAAGGGGTGGTTGGGTGAGAGAGCACCCCCATAGAAACCGGGAAGGAGGATGGGGAAGGGAaggtgtggaggggaaactgggaaggggtataacatttgaaatgtaaataaataaaataaccaataaaaaaaataaaaaaagaaaacaacaaatctCTTAAGATTGACTTGGTTCTCAAATAACTTCTGAACTTCATTTGTCATATCACCTGCCAAAATGCTCCCTCCTATATATTTCTTCTCCAAATGTTCCTTGTTGtgtcatgaaaagaaaaaaaaaagattaatgactctaaatgtactttttaaaacaatatgtCTGTCTGGTTTGTTTAGAAGCATTTTGATAATCAGTTTTATCAAAACATGTTGAATTTTGTTGTACATAGAGTTATAATGTAAGAAGCCTTGACTTTCGAGGGTAAAAAGAAGTTCTAGAGGTAGTTTTTCTGTAAACAAACTAAGTACAAATGTGTAGGATATCTTCAAAGCATTCAAATGAAATGCATTAGGGACCAAACTTCATGAAGAGGTCCAATAATTAATTAGAAAGAAATACTAACAGAAAAATGTAGCAAAAATCTTACAGCAAATGCTAACATGTACTTGTACACTTGATACAACTTTGCATCTTCTCTTTCGAGGGTGGTTAGCATAGCATTTTGTCTTATAAAACTATGATATAAATTATTTTCCTCTTAAGAAGTAGTCTGGTGCATATAtttttacacacatgtacacacacacacaaagaaatgagTATAATTACCTCACTcgacaataaataaaatgttacacaagagAGTTAAAGCAGAATTGTTggttataagttcaaagcagcaGATTTATCTATCTTTTCCTTCATGAGCTCATTTTGTAAGTTCAAAATAGTaggtttttaaaatagaattaccCACTCCCAGATTTTGgccttacttattttatttttcatccttggacctgacctaaAATGAATATTTGATTGATCACTAAATGCTCCAAGCCTATTTGTCTTCCTACTGAATTTTACCTGGTTGCCACACATAAAAGCTTAATCTATTACTTTtcatgcagcctttacttactattctatgaggaggTAGCACATTTTACTCTATTTTcaactttattatatctttctggcaAGACAAACTATCTCTTTAAGTTGCCTAACTTCCTAAATTATTTGAATCATATCAGGAATTCTATAACATATTTAAACAGCATTAGTTCataaaagttcatcttcatgttgatctgcaggaattTGTACACAATAGGGCGGGCTAATACATGGGAATCTGACATATCAGAGTATAAGCAGAAAGAGTCTTTGCCCAATCACACCATGTCAGAAAAATGGGAAATACAGCTTGATTAATATGAGAAGGCGCAACAGCATCAAGAAGCAGTCCCGGGACACAATTTTCTGGGGCCATGCCTTTCCAGGATTCACCTACTATAGCCATGAAAACTGGTGTGCTATCTACAGGGAGTTTAGTTGCCCACTACAGCTCCTCTTGCATGGCAACAGACTTCATTTCCCAGTGCATCACTGGAAAAATCCTTGGCTTGTTACAGAAGATGGCAGGGTCTGGCTCCATATCCTCtgccacatccactccagtagtgaacccagtgacaggcccaaaagcctGGATGGAGTCCCAAGGTGAAAAGTTCAAAAAAACTTAGTCTCATGGTGTTACCTCTTTCCAGCCTAgtaaggctggctgtgaccatctgctGCCTAAGTGGAGCCACCTGCTGTactgctcctttgatgtgccactacctgcctgaggcccaacctgcctgaggccaaACTGGTTCTCCTCTGAGATTTTCTGGAGTTAGCACCAAACTGTTATCTTTTCCAGTCCCACTAGAAGGTTGATCTgtctacttcaaaggaactttgcatggctagggatgggcctcccctcttctttataaagtgtgtttgctgacattaaaattgaaccttgatcagactgctTGTcagcttgtcttggttccatatctctctctctctctctctctctctctctctctctctctctctctctctctctctctctctctctctccctccgactagtcccccctcttctcttccaggtttccaagatgcctttccagactagaacccagacatgtgagccactggccggacacaacatcctagaaccgtggcatcctgtaaagaatgctccaaatctgtccttgctttccCTCAATGTTGCTTTACTATAAGTGCCTCTAAgtattgattttgacatatagttaAGTTAGATTCTTCACCAATCCTAGGCAGTCCTTCAGCAGACCCAGGGCATGGATAGctgagtcactgccctacacaggaatttacaattaattatctaggaagaaggaaggttgtgatTTAAGAAGGAATtaaagtaaatacttagaactataggtagctgagttacacccatacacaggaatttacaatggcctagggggaaggtggactatacaatagattaGAATTGGAACAATGGCCAGGACATGAAGCCCCTGCCCCTGTCttttaagattaagctgaccttatgTGGGACTGCTTTTGATCCTGGTTGCTAACGTTGAttttttttatcccagttggttcctcttagctttttgtatgcattcctttgttttatgtaaaagtcacttatatgactggtgctcgctttgagacaaattcaTTCAGATAATGCACTCCCTTGTGTCCAAGTGTGTCACCCTTTTTGtctccaactccttgcccacctatCTGGAACCTGGATTTTCTCCCTCAGATAAAGGGGGGACCCCAACTGAGGCCAGTCCGTGGCAATTCCCCAGTGCTAGGGACATCCTTGTAGATCCCTGTAGATTCCCACTGCACTAAGTTTCTACCTTGTCTCCTCAAATGCCTCCAACTCCACTTGTTTCTCCCTGTGATCTATCcttccattctcttcctctcctgatCCTTCTTCTTCTCATTTCCACCTGCCCCAAGTCCACCCACCAAAtccattctctttctctgtcttatgtgcctagtcttactgtcaCTTGTGAAGCCTTGAGAGGCCAGAACGTTTCTGAAGGACAATGGAAGAGAAGTGAAACGGGAAGAAGGTAGATAGGAGCAGGGTACTAGAAGGGGTGGAGGGAGTGGAAACTGCAGTTATTTTGTAATGtattaaagaagaataaaaatacttttaagaaaCATAAAACCATTTATTAATAATTTGGCTTTATTTCAGAAATACTACAGGGAAAATTTGACATATTCCAAGCCAATAAATGTAATACATGATCCCATAAATGGACGAAAGACAGTAATTATGTGAACATCAATAGATGGGAAAAGGCCTTTCACAAAAGTCCAATATATAATTAGTTAAAAGACCTACACAAACGTGGAATACAAGGAACttaacatacatgtgcacatgtgcacatgcacagacacacacacacacatctttataaTCATGGAGAATATTGCAAGAATAATACATTTGAGACTGGGCATGGTTACTCTTTATATTGTTTAAACTATGCCCAGAATTATTACTTTAGGATTAAAAAGATAAGAAttagattaaaattttaataataaaattaaaattgtgtGTTTGAATTTGTGGTCACTTTGTGTTGCAAAGAAAGTTCAAAATACTCTATTTTACAGGGAATGAATGATCAATTCTGTGgataattttaaatatcttaCATCActttaaatatttcctctttCCCTCATGCCAGAGAATACTGACATAAGTGACTTATTCAACAGTGGCTGATCCACACCTTTGTTGTGATGGAAAGTTTGAATTTAGACTAGTCACTAAGAGTTGTGTGATCTAAGCAACAAGATTACCTGTCCTTCTATAGCCTTGGTTCTAATGTATGAAATGTGTTCTGATCTGTTCTTCCGACAGCATCATGTCTGATATCACAAATGGGCCAGGCCTCTTTCTTTATCAGTATATTAGGATTTCATTACTGTAAATTAAAAGCAagtcttttattcaggaaaaaTCACTTCAAAAATATATGAACTTAGATTAATTTAAAACAGTCACAAGATGAAATATTCTCTTGATGGTCATAGATTTCACTACTGCAACAAATAAACCAATAGCtttcaaaaaaaaagataattaaggAGGAAAATGCCAAACAAGACAATATTTGCACTTATAACAGCAAGAGACTTTCAGAAACGTTTAAAAACATGCAAAAGCTAAATCTGTATGTCACCATCATATTTTCTAAGAATTGTTAAAATTTCCTCAGAAACCTCTTCCCTAGCATTTAATCCTGTTATAAAATCAAGAtgactaaaatcagaaataatctTATGGTATGTGAGGTTGGAGATTTTGGGTACCAAATttgcaacatcttctgggttAGACAAAAAATCTTTTAAACCACTAAACATGGCAGTTGGAACCTTCATGTCTTCCACATTGTATACAGGAGGAGTAGTCTGACCGAAAATGACAAAGACCAATGTGTTAATAAAGAAACTTAACAAATTCaacaaaacattaacaaaaataacaaacttTTTATGGCTCATTCTCATCTGTGACAGGATGAGAATGACACATTTCTTATATCCATAGTAATCACTGATCTCAGCCTTTCTCAGGTAAAAGtaatcttatttttatatatttgcttaCTTTAGTTTTGTCACAGCTACTATCTATGTAGTCTATGCTGCTTTCTTGGCAGAATCCTCCCCTCTCAGTATCCTGAATCCTGAGGTTACTGCTATGTCCCACCCCCTATTATATTGATCTGTCATCCAAGCTTGATATCATAAAGGTCCCAAGTTCTCTGAATCTAGATCTCTACATATGAAATGACTCTATCAATAAGTGTCTGATAAATCCCACATAATTTTGTGAGAGTCACATGATGTGTTAGGCAGAATATTGTCATTGTATAACTATACACAAAATAATGATATACATTTTGATTCCTCTCAAAGTTCTGTATAGTCCCtctttcaaagaaaaatgaaatattccaaaGACTTATTTAAAATCAAGGTTTACATTTCTTAGATTATATACCTTTTGTAAGGGCCATATCATTAAATCTGGGAGAAGAGACTTACCTGATTGTAGTGCTGCATATTCAGAGATGGACTTCCCCAATCATAAGCCTGAAATACACCACTTCTAATTGcctaaaatacagagaaaacataTCATTAATTACAAAAACTTATGATAGAATCAACATTTATTGAGTTCTATTGCCTCGTTTTACAGTAATGACACATTGGCCCAGATAAATCCAGTACATTTTCTATCTTAATGATAGTAGTGTAATGATAAATCAATGGGTACCAAATTTAAGTCCTAGAGATTTACACATTTTATGAGTAAGTATAAAAAGgaccttgaaaatatttttacttttataacacctcaaacaaaatatattttaccaCCATTTTAATAATACTTAAACCATATCAATTAGTATGTATTTGACAGCAAGAAAAGTCGATAAGAAGCTGAAAAATATCATTCATGAATGATAAAAGTTTAGTTATTAATGCAGTGTTGTATCattttatgttatatttagttTTAGTAGTATGTAGTCAATCTCATCTTATAATTGTTTAATTATCTAATGTGTTTAACTATAAGAATTTAAATCAATGCGTATAAGAAGAATAAAATGTATAATCTCACATTAGTACTTGTAAAAGTTACTTTACTACTCTCTAATTCAAATGAATTCAAACTATACTTCAGAGTAATTTAGTTGCTCTTTGGATTAATATTTGATGTAATAAAATTTGTACCCTTCATATATAATTTCATTTACATAATTGTTCTTTAATTTTACATAATACAAAAGTTTTCAGAAAATGTTAAGGTAGTGTTATGCTGAATATTATTTATGTCTAAAATTAGAAAAACTTAAGCGGTTATAATGATCAGGAGTAAATAACAGAAACCAATGTTAAGGGAGTTGCAGTATCCAGATTAGAATTTTGTCAACAAAGTAATTTAAAGCAAAATATCTCAGGATGTACAGCATTCTGATTTATTGATAAtgggataataaaataaaatttttcataCCATTAAGACACATAACATGAATGTATAGAATTACGTGATAGATCTTTGAGCAgaattgaaaagcaaaacaaaacaaagaaacataacACTTTCTAAGATGACTTGCTCCCTGTTTAGGTAGCAGTTTACCTCTTGTCAAATAACATGAGTAGAATCACCTGGTTCTATCCACAATTTTTTGGCTGACACATAGGAGAATATGTAGGTATACAAGTTATCGAAGTTTGTTCATAGACCTCAAGGGTACTTAGATTTTCATCTTCAATCAGTTCTGGGAAATTATTTAGTAAAGTTGATGCTACTTGGATAACTAATGCATGTACATAGATTTGCTGATTGGAATAGAAAGTCAttctcttttaggataaaatgaccATTCTGcttttttgacattttattttattttatttttttacaaaggTTTTATGCACCAGTAAGTCCCTGTAAACTAACACTTGGGAATTGAATACCCTTATCACAAAGACAACTGAAGAAAGATTTTTTGAAACTTACTAAGGAGGAGAGTCTCAAaattagaaggaagaaaagagacatATTTTTACCTGACCATAATGTATAAGAATTTGAACTGATGATTCAGCTAGACTGTGTGTTATGTACACATCAACACGGCTCTAGGAGAAAATAAGATACAAAGTACATTTGTCAGCATTTAATTTCCTTCCACAGAAACAATTTCTTTCAAAAGAGTGAGGCTGTATTACTTCCATATAAAAAGAACAGTGGTTTTTGCAAAGGACCCACATTCAATTCTGAGCACTCTTATGGAGGCTCACAGACACCGATTGCTCCAGTTCATGGGCATTCTATGACCCCTGTGTGCATCAGAATGTGAACAAACATGAATACAAGTaaaacactcactcacacaaagtAAAAGATAAAAGCTATTTATGTCCAGTTTATAATGGAAGTCTTGATTTTGACTGCAATATGGAATCTACATATTATTGTTACAATAAGaaaggttttcatttttaattttttgagacacaaATACAATTATATCATTTTCACTTTCTCTGCTCTCCAATGTTACCACTTATACTCCTTTACATTCTCTAAAATCTGTGAActataaagtatttttttaaattgttgcacattcctaatatataaatacaaccttcaCAAGCCATATAATATTACTTGCATGTTTATGGTTTCAGGGCTCACCACTGAGTTTTGTTAAGTAGAAATAGTACTCACACCAAAAGTATGGTGTGAGCTTCTCACAAGAGTTGACTCTAATATTTTTTTAACAGTACAtacatattttgtatgttttgctgTTATGTTATTCAAAGGATGTGATTTGCTATGAAGGTAGAAGATTTAGAAAAGCTTAGATGTTAGAAAATCTAATCATTTACTTCTCATGTattaaagaatttcttttttgttaataGAATCCATATTGTATGTGGTAGATTACATGGACCTATTCTTAATTTTAGAGTACAAGTGCTGAAATGGGTGATCAGTTACTTGATGAATGACAGCAGATGCATTCACTGAACCGAGTAGAAGAAAAGATGAAAGTCATCCATCCTGATACTCAGCTCTTTACTCATAACTGGTGGACAACAGACCTGTGCTCTTATGGTGAGAACTTGGAAAGCAAGTATGCAAAGCAAACTTTCATTTTCATATGTACCAGACTAAATgaattaaatgaaaaacaaaaacaaataaacaaaatgaattgAAATTAATTTACCAGATACAGTTTTTATCTtagcaacatacacacacacacacacacacacacacacacacacacacacacacaaacacacacacacgatgaatttgaaagaaaacaatgcCTACCGTATTTAATTGCTCTGGAGAATATCCAGTCAGTGAGCCCAGTACAGTAGCGCATCCAGCATCAACCAACTTAATATCGCACACATGTTGAGACAGCCTACTGAAAACTTTGGTAGGGAAGAATTCTTTTTCACCAAAAACAATCtgaaattgataaatgtgaagaGCACCTTTTAGTGTGAGAAAGTATGTTGTCTGATAGAAGCATGATGTTTATAGGAAGTGAGACATAAGACTAAACTACTGTGTGCTGCTGAAAGGTGGATTGGCTTGGATCATTATTCACTACATGATTGGTTGAAGTGtgctagatttatttttaatccgTTGAAATTGAATGAAAAATTCTGAGAATCCTGAACATCATGGGGTGACAacaatttttctgtttctttattgtGGAGGGCTTACTCAGAGTTAATGCCTGGTGGACCTATTAAAGTAAACTCTGTATAGAAATGACTATATTTTGAAGTATGCTTagcataaaatgaaaacatgtccACAGAAAAACTTGCAAATGAGCAAACcagaaaaaaacactgaaaactcTGTCAGTGGTGGTATACAAATTAACTGAATGTCTTACATTTACACAAGAGATTACAATTCTTTCACAGAAGAGGTCCCTGTAATGCTACACTATAGATGAACTAACGATATTTACACCAACTGAGATAGCCAAGACAGGGGACCCCAAAGCACATAATTCCATCTAGGTGAAATGACTAAGATCAACAGCCTTAGTAGACACACTGGTGATTAGAGATGCTGGGGGGAAGGAGACAGCGGCAGCTTCATGTAGGAATGATGTCAGatgttgaaacacacacacaaaatgcataCAAAACAGGAGTTCTCAAAGAGCACATATTAGGCTGTGAGAGAGTGTAACATGAAAAATATGACTCTAACTAGCTGAGTGTTAATGTTGCACATCTGTTACCCAAAGATAATTCccagctttttaattttttaaacaaaggagATTTGGAAAAGTCCAAGGCAGCTGAAGTTTCCATCCAAGGAGAAGGAAGTAAAATTCAAAGATCTTTATAGAGTCTTCTCTATGTTTCAGCTCTCTGTGAACTGCACATGTAGTTGAGAAGACAAACTCAAGGCGAGGCAATGGAACTGGAAAGATTCAGGAATACTGAAGGGTTGAGATAAGATTGTGTCTAAGCAGCACAGTAATCAAATATTTATCAATGATTAGACTGTAAGTAGCCTAGAGTGCAAAATTAGATTTCTGAAACCTTATATTCTGGCACTCTATATTTATTAGTAGAATGATATGGGAATACTTTGTGGTAATAAAGTGAGTGACACAAATACAATAGGGCTATGGATTTTTTTGACAAATTATATCTTtaccaatttaaaaatgaataagtagTTCTGCCTCTGTTTGGAGACAGTTATAGAAAACTCGAAaactaggtttaaaaaaaaattacattaggAAATATTCCAAAACATTATCTGGTACAAAATGATCATCCCTAAAATTATGTACATACATAGAAGCAACACTGAATGAACttagtatgtacatgtatgtgtaatgGTGATACTGAAGGAGACAGTCATGAACTTGCAAGGGAAGGGGCACAGAGGAATTGGAAGAGAATAGGAAGGGATGGGAATGATGTCGGTATAGTTCTaatgtataaaattgtcaaaaataaaatataaattaatatgaagaagaataaatattaaaaatatatccaTCCTAAGGAGAGTGCATTGGACAAAGTGCAGACTGGCAAACTTTGAGGAGAGACTTTCTGCAGCCATCaagggaggaggtgtgggtgaATGGGCAAAAGACTGTACTGGTAGATCTCTTCCTTAGCAAACTTGTTTGGAAAAGTGTAAGTATACCACCACTTTGACTTCATCACAAACCTTGAAAGCCGTTGGAGTAAAATAAGCTGGAAGGCGCCCAGAACCTTTGACATATTTAACAGTATGAATTGGAGCTATTAAAATGCTGAGTTTAATCTTTTCAGCCAGTTCTTGATTTGTTGCAAATGCCCCCAGAGCTGAAAGAAATAATACATATGAATATAAACACAAATTATGTAGTTGTTGTTCTCCATTCTTAACATTTTCTGCATAGATATGTTTTTTTCAACAGAGATTATGTTTGCTTTTTGCAGACATTTAAACTCGTTCCTGAAGATTTCCCTTAATTTACTCATCTCTTCAATTTGCATCTCCCCCCCACCACTTACTGTGAATGATGCTGTTTATGACTtaccattagaaaaaaaaaaagtctggaagAGGAAACATACTCTGGTCTTTGAGAGATCTCTCTAATAATTTCTGGAATTCTGTTACGTTGGCATTTTATTCTCTGCGCTG
This genomic stretch from Mus musculus strain C57BL/6J chromosome 19, GRCm38.p6 C57BL/6J harbors:
- the Lipo1 gene encoding lipase, member O1 precursor is translated as MLWLLRTMCLIHVLGKIFCLIGPNKNPESNMNVSQIIKHWEYPSEEYEVVTDDGYILPINRIPHGKNNANSSAPKMVVFCLPGLFSTAGVWVSNPPDNSLAFILADAGYDVWLGNNRGSTWAKKHVTLNPDSKEFWAFSYDEMIKYDLPAIINFILEKTGQKQIYYAGHSQGTLIALGAFATNQELAEKIKLSILIAPIHTVKYVKGSGRLPAYFTPTAFKIVFGEKEFFPTKVFSRLSQHVCDIKLVDAGCATVLGSLTGYSPEQLNTSRVDVYITHSLAESSVQILIHYGQAIRSGVFQAYDWGSPSLNMQHYNQTTPPVYNVEDMKVPTAMFSGLKDFLSNPEDVANLVPKISNLTYHKIISDFSHLDFITGLNAREEVSEEILTILRKYDGDIQI